One region of Ahniella affigens genomic DNA includes:
- a CDS encoding GNAT family N-acetyltransferase, translated as MQLLAIRPNQVLDPTLLTAPELDSVLTATLAMYEQRGYREPWIGYLAVRSGQIIGTCGFAGQPKDHEAEIAYFCFPAFQGLGLATEMARLLIETHRQAAAAASCRVIAHTLPEVSASTRILAKLGFSCLGAITHPEDGTVWKWALLES; from the coding sequence ATGCAATTGCTCGCGATCCGTCCGAATCAAGTCCTCGATCCCACGCTCCTGACCGCGCCCGAACTCGACAGCGTGCTGACTGCGACTTTGGCGATGTACGAGCAACGTGGTTACCGGGAACCCTGGATCGGTTATCTGGCCGTTCGGTCCGGTCAGATCATCGGCACCTGCGGCTTCGCCGGGCAACCGAAGGACCACGAGGCCGAGATCGCCTACTTCTGTTTCCCCGCGTTTCAAGGCCTCGGCTTGGCGACTGAAATGGCCCGGCTTCTGATAGAGACCCATCGCCAGGCGGCCGCGGCGGCGTCATGCCGCGTGATTGCGCATACCTTGCCGGAAGTGAGTGCATCGACCCGAATTCTGGCCAAGCTCGGCTTTAGCTGCCTTGGCGCGATCACGCATCCCGAGGACGGCACTGTCTGGAAATGGGCCTTGCTCGAATCGTGA
- a CDS encoding Calx-beta domain-containing protein yields the protein MSRSVSIRAVALGLSISALAACVSQNYPNTLHRDAPAGAEAGERYDQPGEAAEFYLRQRVAPGMRDLPVERLLAGREQMKRMTQIASGARLVYLDESDVANRAPDAILAAWQELGPGNIGGRTRAMVIDPTTPNTMYAAGVGGGVWKTTNAAASWAPTSDTMANIAVSALALDPGNAQVLYAGTGEGSFNVDAIRGAGIFKTTNGGSTWTQLANTTGSNFFFVNDVVVAPSNSQVVVAATNTGIFVSSDGGGTFTQRSTEVRCLDLAVSTISGTDTWLAACGNFSQGKVLRSTDTISWPQTLGTAPLDAGLGRLAVAIRGTRAYAIGSSRVAGPDVTSDGNGDYLHQLHAFYRSDDGGSTWTATVRNTDPHRGNTMLLSGYFACSTLLPGIGQGWYDITVAIDPVDSNIVWVGGVNVFRSDDGGSTWGRADPAHPDHHSFVFHPQFNGTSNQILYNTQDGGIYRTNNARAAVAILPATVGSNCTPANPVVSWASVNNQYAVTQFYHGTAYPDGTSYLAGAQDNGTNRGTDAAGPNAWSSLTCGDGGYTGVDPSNTNVLYAGCQNVDLRKSSNGGSTWPSADSGISTSEGTAFIPPLQMDPNNSQRLWFGGSRAWRTDNAATSWTAASALFNSGNDDVTAIAVATGNSNLVLMAGSSGSNRIYRTTTATTDTSASAWTSTAVGGYVAALAFAPSNSAIAYAAIATFGATHVLKSTDGGATWSAAAGSGGGALPDVPALSVAVHPTDPNRVWVGTDIGVFTSLDGGGTWAAEITSFPNVSTEWLQIIGSGNSAQLFAFTHGRGAFKLSLAAGPGTLAFAQASQLVAEGTTAQIQVNRTGGSDGAVSVNYQTANGTAAAPGDFTSTTGTLSWAAGDATPKTITVPTINDGSTEADETFTVSLSGASGGATLGASTHTVTLRDAGVFPPNCVFPANFSTPDDGSLPWQVATDSVHEGACSLRTPTVLGNSTNARIQTSGNFQAGNVTFFARVSSELDWDCFRFYVDSTEQNIGSNCAQVGGFGQSGEVAWQQYTVAIAAGNHTLTWSYEKDTAATGNADAAWIDLVTLPALAGTQPAFTSSAPGNGTFGSPYSHTYTASGSPAPSFALQSGIFPPGLNLVGAVLSGTPNQAGTFTGTVRATNTAGNADQVFSITIAAIVPGAPSITSGTPGNATATLSFNAPASTGGAAIIDYTATCTNGGSFQITGAGSPLTVTGLSNGVTYSCTVRARNSVGPGPDATAVNVTPSAVADSIFASGFE from the coding sequence ATCTGTTTCAATCCGCGCCGTTGCCTTGGGACTGTCGATCAGTGCCCTGGCCGCCTGTGTCAGTCAGAACTACCCGAACACGCTCCACCGCGACGCTCCTGCAGGGGCCGAAGCCGGTGAACGCTACGATCAACCCGGCGAGGCGGCCGAGTTCTACCTCCGCCAGCGCGTGGCGCCTGGCATGCGCGACTTGCCCGTCGAACGCCTGCTTGCGGGGCGCGAGCAGATGAAGCGGATGACTCAAATTGCCAGCGGCGCACGCCTGGTCTATCTCGATGAGTCCGACGTTGCCAATCGCGCGCCAGATGCGATTCTGGCAGCGTGGCAGGAACTCGGCCCCGGCAATATCGGCGGCCGTACGCGTGCGATGGTCATCGACCCCACCACGCCGAATACGATGTACGCGGCTGGCGTTGGCGGTGGGGTTTGGAAGACTACAAATGCCGCCGCCAGTTGGGCACCAACCAGCGACACCATGGCCAATATTGCCGTCTCGGCCCTGGCGTTGGATCCCGGCAACGCGCAAGTCTTGTACGCCGGCACCGGTGAGGGCTCGTTCAATGTGGACGCCATTCGCGGCGCCGGTATCTTCAAGACCACGAATGGTGGCAGTACCTGGACCCAGCTCGCGAACACCACCGGTAGCAATTTCTTTTTCGTCAATGATGTGGTGGTGGCGCCGTCGAATAGCCAAGTAGTCGTGGCGGCCACCAACACCGGCATCTTTGTCAGCAGTGACGGTGGCGGTACGTTTACCCAGCGCTCGACAGAGGTTCGCTGCTTGGATCTGGCGGTGAGCACCATCTCCGGCACCGATACCTGGCTTGCCGCTTGCGGCAACTTCTCGCAAGGCAAAGTGCTCCGCAGTACGGACACCATCAGCTGGCCGCAGACGCTCGGCACGGCGCCGTTGGATGCGGGGCTGGGCCGTCTCGCTGTAGCGATACGTGGCACACGTGCCTACGCCATTGGGTCCAGTCGCGTGGCGGGCCCAGATGTGACGTCTGATGGCAATGGCGACTACCTGCACCAATTGCATGCCTTCTATCGGTCGGACGATGGCGGCAGCACCTGGACCGCAACGGTGCGCAATACCGATCCCCATCGCGGCAATACGATGTTGCTGTCGGGCTACTTTGCCTGTTCGACGCTGTTACCCGGAATCGGTCAGGGCTGGTATGACATCACCGTTGCGATTGATCCGGTCGATTCCAATATCGTCTGGGTCGGCGGCGTCAATGTGTTCCGTTCGGATGATGGCGGTAGTACCTGGGGTCGCGCCGATCCGGCGCATCCGGATCACCACTCGTTTGTGTTCCATCCTCAGTTCAATGGCACATCGAATCAGATCCTGTACAACACTCAGGACGGTGGCATCTACCGGACCAACAACGCGCGCGCCGCGGTGGCGATCTTGCCGGCGACGGTCGGCAGCAACTGCACGCCTGCGAATCCGGTCGTGAGCTGGGCTTCGGTCAACAACCAATATGCCGTGACCCAGTTCTATCACGGGACAGCCTACCCGGATGGCACGAGCTATCTGGCTGGCGCGCAAGACAACGGCACCAACCGCGGCACCGATGCTGCGGGTCCGAATGCGTGGTCGTCGTTGACCTGTGGCGATGGGGGCTATACCGGCGTCGACCCGAGCAACACGAATGTGCTGTATGCCGGTTGTCAGAATGTCGACCTTCGCAAGAGCAGCAATGGCGGCAGCACTTGGCCATCTGCCGATAGTGGGATTTCAACATCGGAAGGCACCGCGTTCATCCCGCCGCTCCAGATGGACCCGAACAACTCGCAACGCCTCTGGTTTGGGGGCTCGCGTGCGTGGCGCACCGACAACGCCGCAACCAGTTGGACGGCGGCGTCTGCCTTGTTCAACAGTGGCAACGACGACGTCACCGCGATTGCCGTCGCGACCGGCAACAGCAATCTCGTGCTGATGGCCGGCAGTAGCGGCAGCAATCGCATCTACCGAACCACCACAGCGACCACCGATACCTCGGCATCTGCCTGGACCTCGACCGCGGTCGGCGGCTACGTCGCCGCACTCGCCTTTGCGCCAAGCAACAGCGCGATCGCCTACGCCGCCATTGCGACGTTTGGCGCCACGCATGTGCTGAAGAGCACCGACGGCGGTGCCACTTGGTCGGCCGCAGCCGGCTCGGGCGGCGGCGCATTGCCCGATGTGCCGGCCTTGTCGGTGGCCGTGCATCCGACCGATCCAAATCGCGTCTGGGTTGGCACCGATATCGGCGTCTTTACCAGCCTGGATGGTGGCGGTACTTGGGCTGCGGAAATCACGAGCTTCCCGAACGTGTCGACCGAGTGGCTGCAGATTATTGGCAGCGGCAATAGTGCGCAGTTGTTCGCGTTCACGCATGGCCGCGGCGCATTCAAGCTCAGCCTTGCCGCTGGCCCCGGCACGCTGGCCTTTGCGCAGGCGTCGCAACTCGTCGCGGAAGGTACGACGGCGCAGATTCAGGTCAATCGCACTGGCGGCAGCGACGGTGCGGTCAGCGTCAACTATCAGACGGCCAATGGGACTGCCGCTGCACCGGGCGATTTCACGAGCACCACGGGCACCCTGAGCTGGGCTGCTGGCGATGCCACCCCGAAAACGATTACGGTGCCGACCATCAATGACGGCAGCACCGAAGCCGACGAGACGTTTACCGTCTCGCTGTCAGGCGCGAGCGGCGGTGCGACGCTCGGTGCCAGCACGCATACTGTTACGCTGCGCGATGCTGGTGTGTTCCCACCGAACTGCGTGTTCCCGGCCAACTTCAGTACCCCGGACGATGGCAGCCTGCCCTGGCAGGTCGCAACGGACAGCGTGCATGAAGGCGCCTGCAGCCTTCGTACGCCAACTGTGCTGGGCAATAGTACGAACGCGCGCATTCAGACCAGCGGCAATTTCCAGGCTGGGAATGTCACGTTCTTCGCTCGCGTGTCTTCTGAATTGGATTGGGACTGCTTCCGCTTCTACGTCGATAGCACCGAGCAAAACATCGGCAGCAATTGTGCCCAAGTGGGTGGGTTCGGCCAATCTGGTGAAGTAGCATGGCAGCAGTACACCGTTGCGATTGCCGCCGGTAACCACACGCTGACTTGGTCCTACGAAAAAGATACCGCCGCAACGGGTAACGCCGATGCCGCCTGGATTGATCTGGTGACCTTGCCCGCTCTGGCCGGTACGCAGCCTGCCTTCACGAGCAGCGCGCCGGGCAACGGCACGTTTGGCTCGCCTTACTCGCACACCTACACTGCATCCGGTTCGCCAGCACCGAGCTTTGCACTTCAGAGCGGCATCTTCCCGCCCGGATTGAATCTGGTCGGCGCGGTGCTTTCGGGCACGCCGAATCAAGCCGGTACGTTTACTGGCACGGTTCGCGCAACCAACACCGCTGGCAATGCGGATCAGGTCTTCAGCATCACCATCGCGGCGATTGTCCCGGGGGCACCGAGCATTACATCCGGTACACCCGGCAATGCAACGGCGACGTTGAGCTTCAATGCACCAGCGAGCACTGGCGGCGCGGCAATCATTGACTACACGGCAACGTGCACGAATGGCGGCTCCTTCCAAATCACCGGGGCGGGAAGCCCGCTGACCGTGACGGGCCTGAGCAACGGGGTCACCTACAGCTGCACCGTGCGGGCACGCAACAGTGTCGGCCCGGGTCCGGACGCGACAGCCGTCAATGTCACGCCATCGGCCGTGGCTGACAGCATTTTCGCAAGCGGATTCGAGTGA